The proteins below come from a single Podarcis muralis chromosome 8, rPodMur119.hap1.1, whole genome shotgun sequence genomic window:
- the THEM6 gene encoding protein THEM6: protein MAELAWALGALAALFALLDGWYLLRVPVTLLYARWALPTVWDLLEEQSFASRVLPSDLDCLVHMNNARYPREADLARLAHLTRCGLLRAVRGLGAHTVLAASTCRYRRSLHLLERFDVRTRLLGWDARAFVLEQRFVRARDGFVCAVLHVRLHVVGASPAQAVEILCRRKVESPELPEEILHWLKYNEVNSQKLRAESDLQENNKEE from the exons ATGGCGGAGCTGGCGTGGGCACTGGGGGCCTTGGCCGCCCTGTTCGCCCTGCTGGACGGCTGGTACCTGCTGCGGGTGCCCGTGACGCTGCTGTACGCGCGCTGGGCGCTGCCCACGGTGTGGGACTTGCTGGAGGAGCAGAGCTTCGCCAGCCGGGTGCTGCCGTCGGACCTGGACTGCCTGGTGCACATGAACAACGCGCGCTACCCGCGCGAGGCGGACCTGGCGCGCCTGGCGCACCTTACCCGCTGCGGGCTCCTGCGCGCCGTCCGGGGCTTAGGCGCGCACACGGTGCTGGCCGCCTCGACGTGCCGCTACCGCCGCTCGCTGCACCTGCTCGAGCGCTTCGACGTGCGCACCAGGCTGCTGGGCTGGGACGCGCGCGCCTTCGTCCTGGAGCAGCGCTTCGTGCGCGCACGGGATGGCTTCGTGTGCGCCGTGCTCCACGTCCGGCTGCACGTGGTCGGGGCTAGCCCCGCGCAAGCCGTCGAGATCCTCTGCCGCAGGAAG GTGGAGTCTCCTGAACTTCCTGAGGAAATACTACACTGGTTGAAATACAATGAAGTCAACAGCCAAAAGTTACGGGCAGAGAGCGATTTGCAGGAAAACAACAAGGAAGAGTAA
- the LOC114601337 gene encoding ly6/PLAUR domain-containing protein 2-like, protein MKAFLAVALAFLASLKLGLCLQCYNCQEPTDFSKCLTFVNCSADSTHCKITVHSVDSGYPFFGNITVTKSCAKNCVPSEPDGIGETRPAYCCDTDLCNVGSGQQARTAISATAFIATLAFGLLWTRL, encoded by the exons ATGAAAGCGTTCCTGGCTGTTGCGCTGGCCTTCCTGGCATCCTTAAAACTTG GGCTCTGTTTGCAGTGTTATAACTGCCAAGAACCCACCGACTTCAGCAAATGCCTGACTTTCGTCAACTGCTCCGCAGACAGCACACACTGCAAGATAACGGTGCACTCGGTGGATTCAG GATACCCCTTTTTCGGAAACATCACCGTCACCAAATCCTGCGCCAAAAACTGCGTGCCTTCGGAGCCAGATGGGATCGGTGAAACTCGCCCGGCCTACTGTTGTGACACCGACCTCTGCAACGTTGGCTCCGGGCAACAGGCCAGAACCGCGATCTCCGCCACGGCTTTTATAGCTACCCTCGCTTTCGGCCTCCTGTGGACCAGACTGTAA